From Pseudarthrobacter equi, a single genomic window includes:
- the trpD gene encoding anthranilate phosphoribosyltransferase: MTSQASPASGNTWPRLISALISGRDLTADNTSWAMDTIMSGEATPAQIAGFLVALSGKGETVEELSGLVDAMLAHAKPITISGEKLDIVGTGGDQLNTVNISTMAALVAAGAGARVVKHGNRAASSSSGSADVLEALGVRLDLSIDRVARNAEEAGITFCFAQVFHPSFRHTAVPRKELAIPTAFNFLGPLTNPAKVQASAVGVANARMAPLVAGVLARRGSRGLVFRGNDGLDELTTTGPSTVWEIRNGSVDALEFSPRDLGISPATVEELRGGDAKANAVVVREVLAGKEGPARDAVLLNAAAGLVAFDLSAEGTFLDRMRGAYARAAASIESGSAAAVLDKWVSLTAS; encoded by the coding sequence GTGACTTCACAGGCTTCCCCAGCGTCCGGCAACACCTGGCCCCGACTGATCTCAGCACTGATCAGCGGGCGTGACCTCACCGCGGACAACACGTCCTGGGCCATGGACACCATCATGTCCGGAGAAGCCACTCCTGCGCAGATCGCCGGCTTCCTCGTCGCACTCAGTGGCAAGGGGGAGACGGTCGAGGAGCTGTCTGGCCTGGTGGACGCCATGCTCGCACACGCCAAACCCATCACCATCTCAGGGGAGAAACTCGACATCGTCGGTACCGGCGGTGACCAGCTGAACACCGTCAACATCTCCACGATGGCGGCGCTGGTCGCGGCCGGCGCCGGTGCCCGGGTGGTGAAGCACGGCAACCGGGCCGCGTCGTCGTCGTCCGGCTCTGCCGACGTGCTGGAGGCACTCGGCGTGCGGCTGGACCTGTCCATCGACCGCGTCGCCAGGAACGCAGAAGAGGCGGGAATCACCTTTTGCTTTGCCCAGGTATTCCATCCCTCGTTCCGCCATACCGCCGTGCCGAGGAAAGAACTCGCGATCCCCACTGCCTTCAACTTCCTCGGCCCGCTGACCAACCCGGCCAAGGTCCAGGCATCAGCCGTCGGCGTCGCAAACGCCCGGATGGCGCCCCTGGTGGCCGGTGTCCTGGCACGGCGGGGGAGCAGGGGCCTGGTGTTCCGCGGTAACGACGGCCTTGATGAGCTCACCACCACCGGCCCTTCCACGGTGTGGGAGATCCGTAACGGCAGCGTCGATGCATTGGAATTCTCGCCCCGGGACCTCGGCATCAGCCCGGCTACCGTGGAAGAGCTCCGTGGCGGCGACGCGAAGGCGAACGCGGTGGTTGTCCGCGAAGTCCTGGCGGGCAAGGAGGGCCCGGCGCGGGACGCAGTCCTGCTTAATGCTGCCGCCGGCCTGGTGGCCTTCGATCTTTCAGCCGAGGGAACATTCCTGGACAGGATGCGCGGTGCCTACGCCCGGGCGGCTGCGTCCATTGAAAGCGGATCCGCGGCGGCAGTGCTTGATAAGTGGGTCTCACTCACTGCCTCGTAG
- the ctaE gene encoding aa3-type cytochrome oxidase subunit III — translation MTSATHAPSTPAHPTLNRPNMVSVGTVVWLSSELMFFAGLFAMYFTLRSTSAQMWADETAKLNFPFALVNTIVLVASSFTCQMGVFAAERLQPRRTGGVFSFSRWGMNEWFTLTFIMGAFFVAGQTTEYAMLVSEHVSLSSNAYGSAFYMTTGFHGLHVIGGLVAFLLIMGRSFAAKKFGHFEATSAIVTSYYWHFVDVVWIGLFLVIYVLK, via the coding sequence GTGACATCTGCGACCCATGCCCCCAGTACCCCGGCGCACCCCACGCTGAACCGCCCCAATATGGTTTCTGTCGGAACCGTTGTGTGGCTGTCCAGCGAGTTGATGTTCTTCGCCGGTCTCTTCGCCATGTACTTCACACTGCGCTCCACGAGTGCTCAGATGTGGGCGGACGAGACAGCCAAGCTCAACTTCCCCTTTGCGCTCGTTAACACCATCGTCCTCGTGGCAAGTTCCTTTACTTGCCAGATGGGCGTCTTCGCCGCCGAACGGCTCCAGCCGCGCCGCACCGGAGGGGTGTTCTCGTTCTCCCGTTGGGGCATGAACGAATGGTTCACCCTGACGTTCATCATGGGTGCGTTTTTCGTCGCGGGCCAGACCACCGAGTACGCGATGCTGGTTTCCGAGCACGTCTCGCTTTCCTCCAACGCCTACGGCTCCGCTTTCTACATGACCACTGGCTTCCACGGCCTGCACGTCATCGGCGGCCTCGTTGCCTTCCTGCTCATCATGGGCCGGTCGTTCGCCGCGAAGAAGTTCGGTCACTTCGAAGCCACCTCGGCGATTGTCACCTCTTACTACTGGCACTTCGTTGACGTCGTGTGGATCGGCCTCTTCTTGGTCATCTACGTACTCAAGTAA
- the qcrC gene encoding cytochrome bc1 complex diheme cytochrome c subunit yields the protein MKALSQKRRHPLAAIALLLMGLLLTGGLYAVATTVNEAKASTTTYSANDTEEGGKLFAANCATCHGMGASGTADGPSLVGVGAAAVDFQVGTGRMPMQMNGPQALKKPAQFNDEQTHQLSAYVASLGAGPAVPEEDLVNGGGDAAAGGELFRTNCAMCHNAAAAGGALTRGKFAPALADVSGKHIYEAMATGPQNMPVFSDSNITPEGKKDIITFLKQIESTGSPGGADLGSLGPVAEGLFVWVAGLGVIIAFTIWLTSRTS from the coding sequence GTGAAGGCACTCTCACAAAAGCGGCGTCACCCACTGGCAGCAATAGCGCTGCTCCTGATGGGGCTACTCCTTACGGGTGGGCTGTACGCTGTGGCAACCACCGTCAACGAGGCCAAGGCTTCCACCACCACCTACAGTGCCAACGACACTGAAGAAGGCGGCAAGCTCTTCGCGGCGAACTGCGCCACGTGCCACGGCATGGGTGCCAGCGGCACCGCTGACGGCCCTTCACTGGTGGGCGTTGGCGCCGCTGCTGTTGACTTCCAGGTGGGCACCGGCCGCATGCCGATGCAGATGAACGGACCGCAGGCCCTCAAGAAGCCCGCCCAGTTCAACGACGAGCAAACCCACCAGCTTTCAGCCTATGTCGCTTCCCTGGGCGCCGGCCCTGCAGTTCCTGAAGAGGACCTGGTGAACGGCGGCGGTGACGCAGCCGCCGGCGGTGAGCTGTTCCGCACCAACTGCGCCATGTGCCACAACGCCGCCGCTGCCGGTGGTGCCCTGACCCGTGGCAAGTTCGCACCGGCCCTCGCCGATGTTTCGGGTAAGCACATCTACGAAGCAATGGCGACCGGTCCGCAGAACATGCCGGTCTTCAGTGACTCGAACATCACCCCTGAAGGCAAGAAGGACATCATCACGTTCCTGAAGCAGATCGAAAGCACCGGTTCCCCGGGCGGAGCCGACCTCGGCTCGCTGGGTCCTGTTGCTGAAGGCCTCTTCGTTTGGGTTGCAGGCCTGGGCGTCATCATTGCCTTCACCATCTGGCTGACGTCCCGCACATCCTGA
- the qcrA gene encoding cytochrome bc1 complex Rieske iron-sulfur subunit, translating to MGNHSDGSPNHSGTVATAGQNEVEKFQDPGIPPHRLRLADTDPKAAKRAERQVALLFGISVVGTLIFLVAYFAIDLGEDSNIATIRLQNALLGVGTAFAMLGIGTGIVHWAKALMPDHEVSEERHAIRYEEDRQAAVRIVDDIVEETGIKRRPLIRNTLLGAVALAPLPAVAIFGDLGPRPDNKLAHTMWAPQDGKLKRLARDPDGTPIKAADVTIGSAFHVIPEGLNELHEGKLNEKAKAVVLLMRLDPASLHPSEGRENWGYNGIVAYSKICTHVGCPVALYEQQTHHLLCPCHQSTFDLTQECKVIFGPASRPLPQLPIAVDDEGYLVATSDFHEPVGPSYWERDMHERSNNS from the coding sequence ATGGGCAACCATAGTGACGGCAGTCCGAACCACTCGGGCACCGTAGCTACGGCTGGTCAGAATGAGGTGGAGAAGTTCCAGGATCCTGGAATTCCCCCGCATCGTTTGCGCCTGGCTGACACGGATCCGAAGGCCGCAAAGCGGGCAGAACGGCAGGTCGCCTTACTATTTGGCATCTCTGTCGTTGGAACCCTGATCTTCCTGGTGGCGTACTTCGCCATCGACCTTGGCGAGGATTCCAACATCGCAACCATCCGGTTGCAGAATGCGCTCCTTGGTGTCGGCACGGCATTCGCCATGCTCGGTATCGGTACCGGCATCGTCCACTGGGCCAAGGCCCTGATGCCGGACCACGAAGTATCGGAAGAGCGCCACGCTATCCGCTACGAAGAGGACCGCCAGGCTGCAGTCCGCATCGTTGACGACATTGTGGAAGAGACCGGCATCAAGCGCCGCCCCCTGATCCGCAACACCCTCCTCGGCGCCGTGGCCCTCGCTCCGCTGCCCGCAGTGGCAATATTCGGCGATCTGGGCCCCCGGCCCGATAACAAGCTTGCCCACACCATGTGGGCACCGCAGGACGGCAAGCTCAAGCGCCTGGCCCGCGACCCCGACGGCACGCCGATCAAGGCGGCGGACGTCACCATCGGTTCGGCCTTCCACGTCATTCCCGAAGGCCTGAACGAACTCCACGAGGGCAAGCTCAACGAGAAGGCCAAGGCCGTTGTGCTGCTCATGCGCCTGGACCCGGCATCGCTGCATCCCTCTGAAGGCCGCGAGAACTGGGGATACAACGGCATCGTTGCGTACTCCAAGATCTGCACCCACGTTGGCTGCCCCGTTGCTCTTTACGAGCAGCAGACGCACCACCTGCTGTGCCCGTGCCACCAGTCCACCTTTGACCTCACTCAAGAGTGCAAGGTGATCTTCGGACCGGCCAGCCGCCCTCTCCCCCAGCTGCCCATCGCAGTTGATGACGAAGGCTACCTCGTCGCCACCAGCGACTTCCATGAACCTGTAGGACCGAGTTACTGGGAGCGTGATATGCATGAGCGCAGCAACAACAGCTGA
- the qcrB gene encoding cytochrome bc1 complex cytochrome b subunit, with protein sequence MSAATTAEPAFVAKTKAGRVTDFVDSRVGGSGILREFGRKVFPDHWSFMFGEVALYSFVILLLSGTFLTFFFDPSMAETHYDGSYVPLKGVEMSVAYSSSLNISFDIRGGLFMRQVHHWAALLFVASIAVHMLRVFFTGAFRRPREMNWVVGCVLLILAMAAGFTGYSLPDDLLSGNGLRIIDGVIKSIPVVGTYISFFLFGGEFPGTAIISRLYMLHILLVPALILLMIVLHLFMVVVHKHTQYPGPGRNDNNVVGYPLGPVYAAKAGGFFFIVFGVLALMAAFFTINPIWNYGPYDPSPVSAGTQPDWYIGFVDGALRLMPGTFGDWHVEQTWLGFVFTFNVLLPALVPAGILFTVMFTYPWIERWITKDNREHHVLDRPRNAPTRTGIGVAGFIWYCVMWAAAGSDLIATHFHVSLNDVTYWLRALFFIGPIIGFIVAKRVALALQRKDREIALHGRETGRIVRLPHGEFIEVHAPLDEYKRYKLVGFESPEVLPAVPNEHGVVTGNEKRRAFLSKWFFEDRVAPATPAELEAAHGHGHAAVEASEEAKSLSH encoded by the coding sequence ATGAGCGCAGCAACAACAGCTGAGCCCGCTTTCGTCGCCAAAACCAAGGCAGGCCGGGTTACCGACTTCGTCGATTCCCGAGTTGGCGGTTCCGGAATCCTTCGGGAGTTCGGCCGAAAAGTCTTCCCCGACCACTGGTCCTTCATGTTCGGCGAGGTTGCTCTCTACTCGTTCGTAATCCTGCTGCTTTCGGGTACGTTCCTGACGTTCTTCTTCGACCCGTCCATGGCGGAGACCCACTACGACGGATCGTATGTGCCCCTCAAGGGCGTCGAAATGTCAGTGGCCTACAGCTCGTCGCTGAACATCTCCTTCGATATCCGTGGCGGCCTGTTCATGCGCCAGGTCCACCACTGGGCAGCCCTGCTGTTCGTGGCATCCATCGCCGTGCACATGCTCCGGGTGTTCTTCACCGGCGCATTCCGCCGTCCGCGTGAAATGAACTGGGTTGTGGGCTGCGTCCTGCTCATCTTGGCCATGGCTGCCGGCTTCACCGGCTACTCACTTCCTGACGACCTGCTCTCGGGCAACGGCCTGCGCATCATTGACGGCGTCATCAAGTCCATCCCGGTAGTTGGTACCTACATCTCCTTCTTCCTGTTCGGTGGAGAGTTCCCGGGAACGGCAATCATCAGCCGCCTCTACATGCTGCACATCCTGCTGGTGCCGGCGCTGATCCTCCTGATGATCGTGCTCCACCTCTTCATGGTTGTGGTTCACAAGCACACCCAGTACCCCGGCCCGGGCCGCAACGACAACAACGTTGTCGGCTACCCCCTTGGCCCCGTGTACGCAGCCAAGGCCGGCGGCTTCTTCTTCATCGTCTTCGGTGTCCTGGCACTGATGGCAGCGTTCTTCACCATCAACCCGATCTGGAACTACGGTCCCTACGATCCGTCCCCCGTTTCCGCCGGTACCCAGCCTGACTGGTATATCGGATTCGTGGACGGCGCGCTGCGCCTGATGCCCGGCACCTTTGGTGACTGGCACGTGGAGCAGACCTGGCTGGGCTTTGTCTTCACGTTCAATGTGCTGCTTCCCGCCCTGGTACCCGCCGGCATCCTGTTCACGGTGATGTTCACCTACCCGTGGATCGAACGCTGGATCACCAAGGACAACCGCGAACACCACGTCCTGGACCGTCCCCGCAACGCCCCTACACGTACCGGCATTGGTGTTGCAGGTTTCATCTGGTACTGCGTCATGTGGGCGGCCGCCGGCTCTGACCTCATTGCCACGCACTTCCACGTGTCCCTCAACGACGTCACCTACTGGCTTCGTGCCCTGTTCTTCATCGGCCCGATCATCGGATTCATCGTTGCCAAGCGCGTCGCTCTTGCGCTCCAGCGCAAGGACCGCGAGATTGCACTTCACGGCCGGGAAACCGGACGCATCGTGCGCCTGCCCCACGGTGAGTTCATCGAGGTTCACGCTCCGCTCGATGAGTACAAGCGCTACAAGCTCGTCGGTTTCGAGTCTCCTGAGGTTCTCCCCGCCGTGCCGAACGAGCATGGTGTGGTGACCGGCAACGAGAAGCGCCGCGCCTTCCTCTCCAAGTGGTTCTTTGAGGACCGCGTAGCTCCGGCTACACCCGCAGAGCTTGAAGCAGCCCATGGCCACGGCCACGCGGCAGTGGAAGCCTCTGAGGAAGCCAAGAGCCTGTCCCACTAG
- a CDS encoding GntR family transcriptional regulator: MAAAAKTIKGDIDRTSGIAIYIQLREILRAYIAEACPPGSALPSERDLAERFGLARMTVRQAIDALVGEEVIERVVGLGTFVRRPKLDLQVKLTSYSEEMQRRGMVPAAKVLSFEQIGASAFLARELQLDEGTPLVRFRRLLLADGEPMSVDENFIPAHRVPGLLDGEPPTSLYNVLSEQFGLVMEWGEDMIEATAASPSTARLLNVEVGSPLLKIQRHAFVARSMVDYSVSYYRADRYKLWVPLQRPGARRARNL, translated from the coding sequence ATGGCGGCTGCAGCCAAGACCATCAAGGGCGACATAGACCGCACCAGCGGTATCGCCATCTACATTCAATTGCGGGAGATCCTGCGCGCCTACATCGCGGAGGCATGCCCACCGGGTTCGGCACTGCCTTCAGAACGCGACTTGGCCGAACGCTTCGGTCTTGCCCGGATGACAGTCCGCCAAGCCATCGATGCACTGGTAGGCGAGGAAGTCATCGAACGCGTTGTTGGCCTGGGTACCTTTGTCCGCCGTCCAAAGCTTGACCTCCAGGTCAAGCTCACCTCCTACAGCGAGGAAATGCAGCGCCGTGGCATGGTGCCCGCGGCTAAGGTCCTCAGCTTCGAGCAGATCGGTGCCAGCGCGTTCCTCGCCCGCGAACTGCAGCTGGACGAGGGCACTCCGCTGGTGCGTTTCCGCAGGCTCCTGCTGGCGGACGGGGAGCCAATGAGCGTGGATGAGAACTTCATCCCCGCCCACCGCGTCCCGGGCCTCCTCGACGGCGAGCCGCCCACTTCCTTGTACAACGTCCTGAGCGAACAGTTCGGCCTGGTCATGGAGTGGGGTGAGGACATGATCGAGGCGACCGCAGCGTCCCCGTCCACGGCGCGCCTGCTCAACGTGGAAGTGGGATCACCGCTGTTGAAGATCCAACGGCACGCCTTTGTGGCCCGCTCCATGGTGGACTACTCCGTTTCCTACTACCGCGCAGACCGCTACAAGCTCTGGGTGCCCCTGCAGCGCCCCGGGGCACGTCGGGCGCGTAACCTCTAG
- a CDS encoding HPr family phosphocarrier protein, with product MPSHKAMVTASVGLHARPAADFVRAVMDTGLPVVIAKDGNPGVDARSLLQVMAADFQHGCTVELTVRETALDGPGSAENAAGVLQFLGDLLAAQGALQPAARH from the coding sequence TTGCCATCACACAAGGCCATGGTCACGGCTTCTGTAGGCCTTCATGCAAGGCCAGCGGCCGACTTTGTCCGGGCCGTCATGGACACGGGCCTTCCCGTGGTCATTGCCAAGGACGGCAACCCGGGCGTCGATGCGCGGTCGCTGCTTCAGGTGATGGCTGCCGATTTCCAGCACGGCTGCACAGTGGAGCTCACGGTCCGCGAGACAGCCTTGGATGGGCCTGGAAGCGCGGAAAATGCCGCGGGGGTCCTCCAGTTCCTCGGGGACCTCCTCGCGGCGCAGGGAGCCCTCCAGCCCGCCGCTCGGCACTAG
- a CDS encoding cytochrome c oxidase subunit 4, whose amino-acid sequence MKIESWIFGSGVFFFIPVSIVYGFLTHWNEWVGTLGVLLVGGLAGMIGAYLGFTAKRVGMRPEDRSDAEIHEGAGEQGHFSPWSWWPLVLGLACATGFLGLAVGFWIVFIAAGLAVVALVGWVYEYSRGDHAH is encoded by the coding sequence GTGAAAATCGAATCTTGGATCTTTGGATCGGGAGTCTTCTTCTTCATCCCTGTCTCCATCGTGTACGGGTTCCTGACGCACTGGAACGAGTGGGTCGGCACCCTCGGTGTCCTGCTCGTAGGCGGACTGGCCGGCATGATCGGCGCGTACCTTGGCTTCACCGCCAAGCGCGTGGGCATGCGCCCCGAGGACCGCAGCGACGCTGAGATCCACGAAGGCGCCGGCGAGCAGGGGCACTTCAGCCCCTGGAGCTGGTGGCCCCTGGTCCTCGGCCTGGCTTGCGCCACCGGGTTCCTCGGCCTGGCTGTTGGGTTCTGGATTGTCTTCATTGCTGCCGGCCTTGCGGTCGTAGCGCTTGTTGGCTGGGTATACGAATACAGCCGTGGGGACCACGCCCACTAG
- the ctaD gene encoding aa3-type cytochrome oxidase subunit I, whose protein sequence is MATYTQSAPTGALQAPVVPKSKGRIVVNWITSTDHKTIGYMYLIASFVFFCLGGVMALLIRAELFEPGMQILQTKEQYNQLFTMHGTVMLLMFATPLFAGFANVIMPLQIGAPDVAFPRLNALAFWFFLFGSTIAVSGFITPQGAASFGWFAYAPLSNTTFSPGIGGDLWVFGLALSGFGTILGAVNFITTIICMRAPGMTMWRMPIFTWNTLITAILVLMAFPPLAAALFALGADRRFGAHIFDPENGGAVLWQHLFWFFGHPEVYIIALPFFGIVSEIFPVFSRKPIFGYKGLVYATIAIAALSVTVWAHHMYVTGSVLLPFFAFMTMLIAVPTGVKFFNWIGTMWRGSITFETPMLWSIGFLVTFLFGGLTGIILASPPLDFHVSDSYFVVAHFHYVVFGTVVFAMFAGFYFWWPKWTGKMLNERLGKIHFWLLFLGFHGTFLIQHWLGVEGMPRRYADYLVEDNFTWMNQFSTVASFVLGASLIPFFWNVYITWRKAERVQVDDPWGFGASLEWATSCPPPRHNFTSLPRIRSERPALDLHHPELRQVHTVDSPAPAASVLGNADQKDTAQ, encoded by the coding sequence GTGGCTACGTACACTCAATCCGCACCCACAGGAGCCCTGCAGGCTCCGGTGGTACCCAAATCCAAGGGACGCATCGTCGTCAACTGGATCACCTCCACTGACCACAAGACCATCGGGTACATGTACCTGATCGCCTCGTTCGTCTTCTTCTGCCTCGGCGGCGTCATGGCGCTGCTCATCCGTGCCGAACTCTTCGAGCCCGGCATGCAGATCCTGCAGACGAAGGAACAGTACAACCAGCTGTTCACCATGCACGGCACGGTCATGCTCCTGATGTTCGCCACCCCGCTGTTCGCGGGCTTCGCCAACGTCATCATGCCGCTCCAGATCGGCGCCCCCGACGTCGCATTCCCGCGTCTGAACGCCCTGGCCTTCTGGTTCTTCCTCTTCGGTTCCACCATTGCGGTGTCCGGCTTCATCACCCCGCAGGGTGCGGCATCTTTCGGCTGGTTCGCCTACGCACCACTGTCGAACACCACATTCAGCCCCGGCATCGGCGGTGACCTGTGGGTCTTCGGCCTGGCGCTCTCCGGCTTCGGAACCATCCTCGGTGCGGTCAACTTCATCACCACCATCATCTGCATGCGCGCCCCGGGCATGACCATGTGGCGCATGCCGATCTTCACCTGGAACACCCTGATCACGGCCATCCTGGTCCTGATGGCGTTCCCCCCGCTGGCCGCCGCACTGTTCGCCCTGGGCGCCGACCGCAGGTTTGGTGCACACATCTTCGATCCCGAAAACGGCGGTGCCGTCCTCTGGCAGCACCTGTTCTGGTTCTTCGGCCACCCCGAGGTGTACATCATCGCGCTGCCGTTCTTCGGCATCGTGTCTGAGATCTTCCCGGTGTTCAGCCGCAAGCCGATCTTCGGCTACAAGGGCCTCGTTTACGCCACGATCGCCATCGCCGCACTGTCCGTGACGGTGTGGGCCCACCACATGTACGTCACCGGCTCGGTGCTGCTGCCGTTCTTCGCCTTCATGACGATGCTCATCGCTGTTCCGACCGGCGTGAAGTTCTTCAACTGGATCGGCACCATGTGGCGCGGTTCCATCACGTTTGAAACCCCCATGCTCTGGAGTATCGGGTTCCTCGTGACGTTCCTCTTCGGTGGCCTCACCGGCATCATCCTGGCCTCGCCTCCGCTCGACTTCCACGTCTCGGACTCCTACTTCGTGGTGGCGCACTTCCACTACGTGGTCTTCGGAACCGTGGTGTTCGCCATGTTCGCCGGCTTCTACTTCTGGTGGCCCAAGTGGACCGGAAAGATGCTCAACGAGCGCCTCGGCAAGATCCACTTCTGGCTCCTGTTCCTGGGCTTCCACGGCACGTTCCTCATCCAGCACTGGCTCGGTGTCGAGGGCATGCCCCGCCGCTACGCCGACTACCTGGTGGAAGATAACTTCACCTGGATGAACCAGTTCTCGACTGTGGCGTCCTTCGTCCTCGGCGCCTCGCTGATTCCGTTCTTCTGGAACGTCTACATCACGTGGCGGAAGGCCGAAAGGGTGCAGGTTGATGACCCTTGGGGCTTCGGTGCCTCCCTCGAATGGGCCACGTCCTGCCCGCCGCCGCGCCACAACTTCACCTCGCTGCCCCGGATCCGTTCGGAGCGCCCCGCCCTGGACCTGCACCACCCTGAACTGCGCCAGGTCCACACCGTCGATTCGCCGGCACCTGCGGCCAGCGTTCTCGGCAACGCCGACCAGAAGGACACCGCACAGTGA
- the ctaC gene encoding aa3-type cytochrome oxidase subunit II: MSSQNRTGSRRKTITTITGLAIAGALVLTGCSPEVEKGWLPTERGTTSNTDRIMDLWVNSWIAALVVGTITWGLIIWCLVAYRRRKGTVGFPRQTSFNLPLEVFYLTIPIFMVLVFFYFTDRDQQAIDDRSQPADVVVDVRGKQWAWDFNYKSGDVIQEDLHEAGVQAHLTGNTIDKEQLPTLYLPVNKSVDLELNARDVIHSFWVPAFLQKRDMIPGKTNYIRFTPTKEGTYDGKCAELCGEYHSEMLFRVKVVSESEFQAHMDGLKAAGNTGLLGVEYDRNPNLNEIK; this comes from the coding sequence GTGAGTTCGCAGAACCGAACCGGCAGCCGACGCAAAACGATCACAACGATCACTGGCTTGGCAATTGCCGGCGCGTTGGTTTTGACCGGATGTTCGCCAGAGGTAGAGAAGGGGTGGCTGCCGACTGAACGCGGCACCACCAGCAACACCGACCGCATCATGGACCTCTGGGTCAACTCATGGATTGCCGCGCTGGTGGTGGGCACCATTACCTGGGGCCTCATCATCTGGTGCCTGGTGGCGTACCGCCGCCGCAAGGGGACCGTTGGTTTCCCCCGGCAGACCAGTTTCAACCTTCCCCTTGAGGTCTTCTACCTGACCATCCCGATCTTCATGGTCCTGGTGTTCTTCTACTTCACCGACCGTGACCAGCAGGCCATTGATGACCGCTCCCAGCCGGCCGACGTCGTAGTTGACGTCCGCGGCAAGCAGTGGGCCTGGGACTTCAACTACAAGTCCGGCGACGTCATCCAGGAAGACCTCCACGAAGCCGGTGTCCAGGCGCACCTGACCGGCAACACCATCGACAAGGAACAGCTCCCCACGCTGTACTTGCCGGTGAACAAGTCCGTTGACCTCGAGCTCAACGCCCGCGACGTTATCCACTCGTTCTGGGTTCCCGCCTTCCTGCAGAAGCGCGACATGATCCCCGGAAAGACCAACTACATCAGGTTCACCCCCACTAAAGAGGGCACCTACGACGGCAAGTGTGCCGAACTCTGCGGCGAGTACCACTCCGAAATGCTGTTCCGCGTCAAGGTGGTGTCGGAATCTGAATTCCAGGCCCACATGGACGGGCTGAAGGCAGCCGGCAACACCGGGCTGCTGGGCGTGGAGTACGACCGCAACCCTAACCTGAACGAAATTAAGTAA
- a CDS encoding HesB/IscA family protein, which produces MSTATNENSTATTSESGELPVHEVNLTDVAAGKVRSLLEQEGRTDLRLRVAVQPGGCSGLIYQLYFDERILDGDAVRDYDGVEVVVDKMSVPYLSGASIDFEDTISKQGFTIDNPNAGGSCACGDSFH; this is translated from the coding sequence ATGAGCACCGCAACCAATGAGAACAGCACCGCAACCACCAGCGAATCCGGCGAACTGCCGGTCCACGAGGTCAACCTGACCGATGTCGCCGCAGGCAAGGTACGCAGCCTTCTCGAACAGGAAGGCCGCACGGATTTGCGCCTTCGGGTTGCCGTGCAGCCCGGCGGCTGCTCCGGCCTGATCTACCAGCTGTACTTCGACGAGCGGATTCTCGACGGCGACGCCGTACGTGATTACGACGGTGTCGAGGTCGTGGTGGACAAGATGAGCGTTCCGTACCTCAGCGGCGCCAGCATCGACTTCGAAGACACCATTTCCAAGCAGGGATTCACCATCGACAACCCCAATGCCGGTGGCTCCTGCGCCTGTGGAGATTCCTTCCACTAA